A region of Ursus arctos isolate Adak ecotype North America unplaced genomic scaffold, UrsArc2.0 scaffold_31, whole genome shotgun sequence DNA encodes the following proteins:
- the MDC1 gene encoding mediator of DNA damage checkpoint protein 1 isoform X12 — translation MVAYWIGAKGPGLPLSSPFVMEDTQAVNWEVEEEEETETPNESLGCSLEPVGRLHIFSSAHGPEKDFPLYLGKNMVGRMPDCSVTLPFSSISKQHAVIEITAWDKAPVLQDCGSLNGTQVLRPPKVLSPGVSHRLRDQELILFADLPCQYHRLNVPLPFVSRGFLTVEETPRVQGGTQPQRLLLAEDSEEEVDSPSERCVMKEPRTSSLAAVVPESDEEGPSPAPDGPGLPFAFNLDSDTDEEESQHPAAGEASLAARTGSTAETEQPKVLATEIQLEKDQCSVKERNNDTKVEKDARNEVVPLGATLERNQTAGEDSDTDMDESRPAGLHLERAQASGIIDSDTDVEEEGIPATPAVVPIKKRQIFHGVSTESPQAPALVHLQESPTGSDTDVEQSELQLAVPPERNQASVVIDSNTDDEEEVLAALTLARLKESRANTWKRDTDVEEDRAQPVALLEQSQTSAGRDSDTDVEEEGIPMEKRGTVPKCHTDKAHSEKRQSPLRDSELGVDKDKSSLGVHLERSQASATVDINTQVEEKALSGPAVTLVGKHQVPMVWTSQTDAEVEGGQAKLPVMHLEEAHPPPLGDCETDAEEGTSLAASVVADTGKCQLPAKRDAGTEWAAAVLERERALEARAQDSEDLDLQATQCFVERENQSPEAVQSMEDEATQAFLVTLPQEPGPSCCSFQAPGALDEPWEVLATQPFCPRESEASEPQPIAAHLDAHGSCPSTPRTTPQAQHPEGPIHEEPLGIQGRGMQTVQKDMGTPREAVEGVAPERGPLNRETKNLPAGEREDMIEEEALTRGIRVLARDNQGQESDQKVKSASIKRNMESLNIEIEIPNEVQEEGIGKQTLAREIFEREAEKLVLERGGEPSGLGIEVPEVKLERGPQRGETGKGSQDQEEQASSLTSEPRAGTGDHQGLASAPGASGSQSGGAPMSPRRQQRGHVTCKMPPADKASVGDQESADACLPPAVPEASTPHQNPLLSQSQKHPVPQSFLSPSLSSLEPIPRTTQHGNQEVPETPLSSEMEPLHPKSKVRLRGSSRKTPSAISSLALEPHSTSPTDQPLSPKLTSRVTRGRTHRSSVKTPDPVVPTAPELQISTSKDQPVTSESTLQVTRSRTHRFSVKTPELVVPMVPEVQPSTSKEQPVTAELISPGRTRKSVKIPEPVVSPATRGKAHGSSVKTPKPVIPTATELQPSTSKDQSVTPEPISRVTWGRTRRSSVKIPEPTVPTVPELQPSTSKDQSITPEPTSQVAWGRTRRSSVKTPEPTVSTAPELQPSTSKDQSVITEPTSGATHSRTHRSSVKTPEPIIPTAPEVQPSIPTDQPVIPKPTSQVRTPRSAKTPDPIVPTALDLQPTTPGGQPVTPKRTSRGRTPRSSSKTPKSVVPTVPELQTSTPTDQPVTPKLTSQATRGRTQRSSIKTPEPVAPTAPEQPSISTDQPVTPEPTSRATRGRTHRSFVKIPQPTEPTAPDLESLTPTDRLVTPKAQGSQGKTLRSSTVSALPVLTNPEFQSPVPTDQPIPPEPIPQATCSRRLRATRKHGSLTAPIVCEPSSALPEPKSRSSRNQRQGAVRAVESLRTIPKPAFSQLPEAPTQATQIQNVEAAGGSELTPEPLPKAAQSRKRPLATVDKPPLQKRLQRGEVTQKTVFLKEEEEDPTERPGKEEDVVVPGPGKRKRDQAKEEPKGIPSHNLRRTKPNQESTAPKVLFTGVVDARGERAVLALGGSLASSVAEASHLVTDRVRRTVKFLCALGRGIPILSLDWLHQSRKAGCFLPPDEYVVTDPEQEENFGFSLRDALSRAQERRLLEGYEIHVTPGVQPPPPQMGEIISCCGGTVLPSMPRSYKPQRVVITCPQDFPRCSIPFRVGLPILSPEFLLTGVLKQEAKPEAFILSTLEMSSS, via the exons ATGGTGGCCTACTGGATTGGAGCCAAGGGTCCTGGGCTCCCGCTGAGTTCGCCATTC GTCATGGAGGACACCCAGGCTGTTAACTGGGAGgttgaagaagaggaggagacagagacacCCAATGAATCCTTGGGGTGTAGCTTGGAGCCTGTAGGGCGATTGCATATCTTCAGTAGTGCCCATGGACCAGAAAAAG ATTTCCCCCTATATCTCGGGAAGAATATGGTGGGCCGAATGCCTGATTGCTCTGTGACCCTGCCCTTTTCATCCATCTCCAAACAACATGCAGTGATTGAAATCACAGCTTGGGACAAGGCACCTGTCCTCCAAGATTGTGGCAGCCTCAATGGTACTCAAGTCCTAAGGCCTCCTAAGGTCCTAAGCCCAGGGGTGAGTCATCGGCTAAGGGACCAGGAGTTGATTCTCTTTGCTGACTTGCCCTGCCAGTACCATCGCCTGAATGTCCCTCTGCCCTTTGTTTCCCGGGGCTTTCTAACTGTAGAAGAGACACCCAGGGTACAGGGAGGAACTCAACCACAGAGGCTCCTGTTGGCTGAGGACTCGGAGGAGGAAGTAG ATTCTCCTTCTGAAAGGTGTGTGATGAAAGAACCAAGGACCTCCTCTTTGGCAGCAGTAGTTCCAGAGAG TGATGAAGAGGGGCCTTCTCCTGCCCCAGACGGTCCTGGGCTACCATTTGCCTTCAACCTGGACAGTGACACAGATGAGGAAGAAAGTCAGCATCCAGCAGCAGGAGAGGCCTCCTTGGCTGCCAGAACAGGCTCCACTGCAGAGACAGAACAGCCTAAAGTTCTGGCAACTGAAATCCAGCTTGAAAAGGATCAGTGTTCAGTGAAGGAGAGGAACAATGACACAAAAGTTGAGAAGGATGCAAGGAATGAAGTGGTCCCACTTGGGGCCACTCTGGAGAGAAATCAAACTGCTGGGGAGGACAGTGACACAGATATGGATGAGAGCAGGCCTGCTGGGCTCCATTTGGAAAGGGCCCAGGCTTCTGGCATCATAGACAGTGATACTGATGTGGAAGAAGAAGGGATCCCTGCAACCCCAGCTGTAGTTCCTATAAAGAAGAGGCAAATCTTTCATGGAGTTAGTACAGAGAGTCCTCAGGCACCTGCTTTGGTACATCTACAGGAGAGCCCAACTGGTAGTGATACGGATGTGGAGCAAAGTGAGCTCCAACTGGCAGTCCCTCCAGAGAGAAACCAAGCCTCCGTCGTGATTGACAGCAATACAGATGACGAGGAAGAAGTCTTAGCAGCGCTCACTTTGGCACGTCTGAAAGAGAGCCGAGCCAATACATGGAAGAGAGATACAGATGTGGAAGAGGACAGGGCCCAACCTGTGGCCCTTCTGGAGCAAAGCCAAACCTCTGCTGGGAGAGACAGTGACACAGacgtggaggaggaggggatcCCAATGGAAAAGAGAGGAACTGTTCCCAAGTGTCATACAGATAAGGCACATTCAGAAAAGAGGCAGTCTCCTCTCCGAGACAGTGAACTAGGGGTGGACAAAGATAAGAGCTCACTTGGGGTCCACCTGGAGAGAAGCCAGGCCTCTGCCACAGTGGACATCAACACACAAGTGGAGGAGAAGGCCCTGTCAGGGCCAGCTGTTACACTTGTGGGGAAGCATCAGGTGCCTATGGTATGGACAAGCCAAACAGATGCGGAAGTAGAAGGGGGCCAAGCAAAGCTGCCTGTGATGCATCTAGAGGAAGCCCACCCTCCTCCACTTGGGGACTGTGAGACAGATGCAGAAGAGGGCACATCCTTAGCAGCCTCAGTGGTGGCAGATACAGGAAAGTGCCAGCTTCCGGCAAAAAGGGATGCTGGGACAGAATGGGCTGCAGCTGTTCTTGAGCGGGAGAGAGCTCTTGAGGCAAGGGCCCAGG ATTCTGAAGACCTGGACCTACAGGCTACCCAGTGCtttgtggagagagagaatcagagcCCAGAAG CAGTCCAGAGCATGGAGGATGAAGCCACCCAGGCCTTCCTGGTTACTTTACCCCAAGAGCCTGGCCCTTCCTGTTGCAGTTTCCAGGCCCCAG GTGCCCTGGATGAGCCGTGGGAAGTCTTGGCAACACAGCCATTCTGTCCGAGAGAGTCTGAGGCCTCTGAGCCCCAGCCCATTGCCGCCCACCTTGATGCCCATGGATCTTGCCCCTCTACACCTAGGACAACACCACAAGCCCAACATCCAGAGGGCCCAATTCATGAAGAGCCACTGGGGATTCAAGGCAGAGGGATGCAGACTGTGCAGAAAGACATGGGTACACCAAGAGAAGCAGTAGAGGGGGTGGCCCCTGAGAGAGGACCATTGAACAGGGAAACCAAGAACCtgccagcaggagagagagaagatatgATAGAAGAAGAAGCTTTAACCAGAGGGATACGGGTGTTAGCTAGAGATAATCAGGGACAAGAGTCTGACCAAAAGGTGAAAAGTGCAAGTATTAAAAGGAATATGGAGAGTTTAAACATAGAAATTGAGATACCCAACGAAGTACAAGAGGAAGGGATAGGAAAGCAGACTCTTGCAAgagaaatatttgagagagaagcagagaaactaGTACTAGAGAGAGGGGGTGAGCCAAGCGGATTAGGCATCGAGGTACCAGAAGTAAAGCTGGAGAGAGGCCCACAGAGAGGGGAAACAGGGAAGGGAAGCCAGGACCAGGAAGAGCAGGCTTCCAGTTTAACATCGGAGCCTAGAGCAGGGACAGGGGACCATCAGGGACTTGCTTCAGCCCCAGGAGCTTCTGGGAGCCAGTCAGGTGGAGCCCCAATGAGCCCCAGGAGGCAACAGAGAG GCCACGTGACTTGCAAGATGCCACCTGCTGACAAGGCCTCTGTG GGTGATCAGGAATCCGCAGATGCTTGTCTGCCTCCTGCAGTGCCTGAAGCCTCAACCCCACACCAGAACCCCCTTCTCTCTCAGAGTCAAAAACATCCTGTGCCCcagtccttcctttctccttctctatctTCTTTAGAGCCCATTCCCAGGACCACACAACATGGGAATCAGGAAGTTCCAGAGACTCCCTTGTCATCAGAGATGGAGCCTCTCCACCCAAAATCCAAAGTCAGGCTCCGAGGGTCTTCCAGGAAGACACCCTCCGCAATTTCTTCTTTAGCCCTTGAACCTCATTCTACCAGCCCCACAGACCAGCCCCTCAGTCCCAAGCTCACATCTCGGGTCACTCGGGGCAGGACACATAGGTCCTCTGTCAAGACCCCTGATCCAGTTGTCCCCACAGCCCCTGAGCTCCAGATTTCCACCTCCAAAGACCAGCCTGTCACCTCTGAGTCCACATTGCAGGTCACTCGGAGTAGGACACATAGGTTCTCTGTCAAGACCCCTGAACTGGTTGTTCCTATGGTCCCTGAAGTCCAGCCTTCCACCTCCAAAGAGCAGCCTGTCACTGCTGAGCTCATATCTCCGGGCAGGACCCGTAAATCTGTCAAGATCCCTGAACCAGTTGTCTCCCCAGCCACTCGGGGCAAGGCACATGGGTCCTCTGTCAAGACTCCCAAACCAGTTATCCCTACAGCCACTGAGCTCCAGCCTTCTACTTCCAAAGACCAGTCTGTCACCCCTGAGCCCATATCTCGGGTCACTTGGGGCAGGACTCGTAGGTCCTCTGTCAAGATTCCTGAACCAACTGTCCCCACAGTCCCTGAACTCCAGCCTTCCACCTCCAAGGACCAGTCTATCACCCCTGAGCCCACATCTCAGGTCGCTTGGGGCAGGACACGTAGGTCCTCTGTCAAGACTCCTGAACCAACTGTCTCCACAGCCCCTGAACTCCAGCCTTCCACCTCCAAAGACCAGTCTGTCATCACTGAACCCACATCTGGGGCCACTCACAGCAGGACACATAGGTCTTCTGTCAAGACTCCTGAGCCAATTATCCCAACAGCTCCTGAAGTCCAGCCTTCTATCCCCACAGACCAGCCTGTCATCCCCAAACCCACATCTCAGGTCAGGACACCCAGGTCTGCTAAGACCCCTGATCCAATTGTCCCCACAGCCCTTGACCTCCAGCCTACCACCCCCGGAGGCCAGCCTGTCACCCCCAAACGTACATCTCGGGGCAGGACACCTAGGTCTTCTAGCAAGACCCCCAAATCAGTTGTCCCCACGGTCCCTGAGCTCCAGACTTCCACCCCCACAGACCAGCCTGTCACCCCCAAACTCACATCTCAGGCAACTCGGGGCAGGACACAAAGGTCCTCTATCAAGACCCCTGAGCCAGTTGCCCCCACAGCGCCTGAACAGCCTTCCATCTCCACAGATCAGCCTGTCACTCCTGAGCCCACATCTCGGGCCACTCGGGGCAGGACACATAGGTCCTTTGTCAAGATCCCCCAGCCAACTGAACCCACAGCCCCTGACCTTGAATCTCTCACCCCCACAGATCGGCTGGTCACCCCCAAGGCTCAGGGTAGTCAGGGTAAGACACTAAGGTCTTCTACAGTAAGTGCTCTGCCAGTTCTTACCAACCCTGAATTCCAGTCTCCTGTTCCCACAGACCAGCCTATTCCCCCTGAGCCCATCCCTCAAGCCACTTGCAGCAGGAGGCTGAGGGCCACTAGGAAGCATGGATCCCTCACAGCTCCCATTGTCTGTGAGCCCTCCTCTGCACTCCCTGAACCTAAATCTCGGTCCTCAAGGAACCAAAGACAAGGAGCAGTGAGAGCAGTTGAGTCCCTCAGGACCATTCCCAAGCCTGCCTTTTCCCAGCTTCCTGAGGCCCCCACTCAGGCTACCCAGATCCAAAATGTAGAGGCAGCAGGCGGATCTGAGCTCACCCCAGAGCCCCTGCCTAAGGCCGCTCAGAGTCGCAAGAGGCCTTTGGCTACTGTGGATAAACCCCCACTTCAAAAACGGCTCCAAAGAGGAGAAGTCACCCAGAAGACAGTGTTCctcaaagaagaggaagaagatccaacggagaggccagggaaggaggag GATGTAGTGGTTCCAGGACcaggcaagagaaagagagaccaagcAAAGGAGGAGCCCAAGGGAATCCCAAGCCATAACCTTCGACGGACCAAACCTAACCAAGAGTCCACGGCCCCCAAA GTACTCTTCACAGGAGTGGTGGATGCCCGTGGAGAGCGGGCAGTGCTGGCCCTGGGGGGAAGTCTGGCTAGCTCCGTGGCAGAGGCTTCCCACCTGGTAACTGATCGAGTCCGACGCACGGTCAAGTTCCTCTGTGCCCTGGGGCGGGGGATCCCCATCCTCTCCTTGGACTGGCTGCACCAG TCCCGCAAGGCTGGTTGCTTCTTGCCCCCGGATGAATATGTGGTGACTGATCCTGAGCAGGAGGAGAACTTTGGCTTCAGCCTTCGAGATGCCCTGAGCCGGGCTCAGGAGCgaaggttgctggag GGCTATGAAATCCACGTGACCCCAGGAGTCCAGCCACCACCACCTCAGATGGGAGAGATCATCAGCTGCTGTGGAGGCACCGTACTACCCAGCATGCCCCGGTCCTATAAG cctcaAAGAGTTGTGATTACATGCCCCCAGGACTTCCCTCGATGCTCTATTCCATTTCGGGTTGGGCTGCCCATCCTCTCACCTGAGTTCCTGCTGACAGGAGTGCTGAAGCAGGAAGCCAAGCCAGAGGCCTTCATCCTGTCCACTTTGGAAATGTCATCCTCCTGA